A genomic region of Streptomyces sp. R33 contains the following coding sequences:
- a CDS encoding aldo/keto reductase, with product MTSETITAAASGTWRLGDLTVRRIGFGAMRLTHLADGSPSDRERVTSVLRRAVELGVNHIDTAAFYFSALRSANELINRALAPYADDLVITTKVGPGRNSAGEWWWATPEQLRGQVEENLRQLGRDHLDVVNLRVPRRETTGSIAEHFSALAELRTAGLIRHLGVSNVRPDHLAEAQAIAPVVCVQNPYGIGSPAEDHAFLDACGQQGIAFVPFFAIAGAGKEAGLVAEGAEQVRAVAEAHGVSAAQLRLAWTLNRGPHVLAIPGTGNPDHLVENIATGALTLSPEEIALLEAS from the coding sequence ATGACCTCCGAAACGATCACCGCGGCAGCATCCGGCACATGGCGGCTCGGCGACCTCACCGTCCGCCGCATCGGCTTCGGCGCCATGCGCCTGACGCATCTCGCCGACGGCTCCCCCAGTGACCGTGAGCGGGTGACTTCCGTACTGCGCCGGGCCGTCGAGCTCGGCGTGAACCACATCGACACCGCGGCCTTCTACTTCTCTGCGCTGCGCTCCGCCAACGAGCTGATCAACCGGGCCCTGGCCCCGTACGCCGACGACCTCGTCATCACCACCAAGGTGGGGCCGGGCCGGAACTCCGCCGGGGAATGGTGGTGGGCCACCCCCGAACAGCTGCGCGGGCAGGTCGAGGAGAACCTGCGCCAGCTGGGCCGGGACCACCTCGACGTGGTCAACCTGCGGGTACCGCGCCGCGAGACGACCGGTTCGATCGCCGAGCACTTCAGCGCCCTCGCCGAGCTGCGTACGGCCGGGCTCATCCGCCATCTCGGGGTGTCCAACGTCCGGCCCGACCACCTCGCCGAGGCGCAGGCCATCGCACCGGTCGTGTGCGTGCAGAACCCGTACGGGATCGGCTCCCCGGCCGAGGACCACGCCTTCCTCGACGCGTGCGGGCAGCAGGGCATCGCCTTCGTGCCGTTCTTCGCGATCGCCGGCGCGGGCAAGGAGGCCGGGCTCGTCGCGGAGGGCGCCGAGCAGGTACGGGCCGTCGCCGAGGCCCACGGCGTGTCGGCGGCGCAGCTGCGGCTCGCCTGGACCCTGAACCGGGGCCCGCACGTCCTGGCCATCCCCGGCACCGGGAACCCCGACCACCTGGTCGAGAACATCGCCACCGGGGCGCTGACGCTGTCCCCGGAGGAGATCGCGCTACTCGAAGCCTCTTAG
- a CDS encoding serpin family protein: MRNTTVRAVNRLTTRWARQAVTGEHGTVLTAAGVWPLLAFLADGAGGPARAELAEALGIPAESATAAARELLADLAGVRGLQAATGLWTKADLSLHGSWLTGLPEGARGTLTGDEDTDRKALDGWAADRTGGLIERMPAPLRKDTRLVLASALALRLKWIQPFRTGTVDLSEGPWAGRSALALYRSTSLLDRVRVTQTPTGPVTLLEVVGDRGVDVHLVLGEPDARPGEVLSAGAAAVTRAVPSTGASLLPEGNPGPGLHIGTVRSAGREPLLRVGTVAFEVGADHDLLDHARLFGLHAAADTRSGHFPGIGSEPLAVGSARQSATARFHAEGFEAAAVTAVDLVAGCALPRYRYRVRHAQVSFHRPFGFLAVHRTSRLVLAAGWVAEPVTLTP, translated from the coding sequence ATGAGGAACACGACGGTACGAGCGGTCAACCGACTCACCACGCGCTGGGCGCGGCAGGCGGTGACCGGCGAACACGGCACCGTCCTCACGGCGGCCGGGGTCTGGCCCCTGCTGGCGTTCCTCGCCGACGGCGCGGGCGGCCCGGCCCGCGCCGAACTCGCCGAAGCCCTCGGGATACCCGCCGAGTCCGCGACCGCGGCCGCCCGGGAGCTGCTGGCCGACCTGGCCGGCGTACGAGGCCTCCAGGCGGCCACCGGGCTGTGGACCAAGGCGGACCTCTCCCTGCACGGATCCTGGCTGACGGGACTCCCGGAGGGCGCCCGCGGCACCCTGACCGGCGACGAGGACACCGACCGCAAGGCCCTCGACGGGTGGGCGGCGGACCGGACCGGCGGGCTGATCGAGCGCATGCCCGCCCCGCTGAGGAAGGACACCCGGCTGGTCCTCGCCTCGGCGCTCGCACTGCGGCTGAAGTGGATCCAGCCCTTCCGAACCGGAACCGTCGATCTGTCCGAGGGCCCGTGGGCCGGGCGGTCGGCGCTCGCGCTGTACCGCAGCACCTCCCTCCTGGACCGCGTCCGCGTGACGCAGACGCCGACAGGCCCGGTGACGCTGCTCGAAGTCGTGGGCGACCGCGGGGTGGACGTCCACCTGGTGCTGGGCGAACCCGACGCCCGCCCGGGGGAGGTCCTCTCCGCCGGCGCCGCCGCCGTCACCCGGGCCGTGCCGTCGACGGGCGCGAGCCTGCTTCCCGAGGGAAACCCGGGGCCGGGGCTGCACATCGGGACGGTCCGGTCGGCGGGCCGTGAACCCCTCCTGCGCGTCGGGACGGTGGCCTTCGAAGTCGGCGCGGACCACGATCTCCTCGACCACGCCCGGCTGTTCGGCCTGCACGCCGCCGCGGACACCCGGTCCGGTCATTTCCCCGGGATCGGCTCCGAACCCCTCGCCGTCGGATCCGCCCGGCAGTCGGCGACGGCCCGCTTCCACGCCGAAGGCTTCGAAGCCGCCGCCGTGACCGCCGTCGATCTGGTCGCGGGCTGCGCCCTCCCCCGGTACCGGTACCGGGTCCGCCACGCCCAGGTGTCCTTCCACCGCCCCTTCGGCTTCCTCGCCGTCCACCGCACCTCCCGGCTGGTGCTCGCCGCGGGATGGGTCGCCGAGCCGGTTACCCTCACGCCATGA
- a CDS encoding glycoside hydrolase family 18 protein: MRRSMLGRLAVAACSLSLLTALAPSAAAQGDGGHDRSYKRVGYFTQWGVYGRDFQVQDLETSGTAGKLTHINYAFGNISADGTCFTGNVPGEADAWADYVRPLDAANSVDGVADGAEQPLAGNFNQLHELKAKHPGLKVLLSLGGWSWSTHFSDATLTPASRKALVESCIDLYIKGNLPQDGARGGAGAAAGVFDGIDLDWEWPGSAGDTDTKFRPEDKQNFTALVKEFRTQLDAYARSQKRKEKYELTAFVPTAPAKIDAGFDVRRIMRDLDFVTLQGYDFHVSGEPTTAQQSALRARGDFSVAGTVEAWRHRGAPAHKLVTGMPFYGQGWTGVSGGGDGMGQPATGPAPATWAAGHEDYKALKKLADSGAYKIYRDRRGGHAWLFDGSTLWTYDDPQVLRNKAAYIRENGLGGAMFWSLDADTADGELMTAVDRGLGGR; the protein is encoded by the coding sequence ATGCGCCGCAGCATGCTCGGCAGGCTGGCCGTCGCCGCCTGTTCCCTCTCCCTGCTCACCGCCCTCGCACCGTCCGCCGCCGCGCAGGGCGACGGCGGTCACGACCGCTCGTACAAGCGGGTCGGGTACTTCACCCAATGGGGCGTCTACGGACGGGACTTCCAGGTCCAAGACCTCGAGACGAGCGGCACCGCCGGCAAGCTCACCCACATCAACTACGCCTTCGGCAACATCAGCGCGGACGGCACGTGCTTCACCGGGAACGTGCCGGGTGAGGCCGACGCCTGGGCCGACTACGTGCGCCCGCTCGACGCCGCGAACTCCGTCGACGGGGTCGCCGACGGCGCCGAGCAGCCGCTCGCCGGCAACTTCAATCAGCTGCACGAGCTCAAGGCCAAGCACCCGGGCCTCAAGGTCCTGCTCTCCCTGGGCGGTTGGAGCTGGTCCACGCACTTCTCGGACGCCACGCTCACCCCGGCCTCCCGCAAGGCGCTCGTAGAGTCCTGCATCGACCTCTACATCAAGGGCAACCTGCCGCAGGACGGCGCCCGTGGCGGCGCCGGCGCGGCGGCCGGCGTCTTCGACGGGATCGACCTCGACTGGGAGTGGCCCGGCTCGGCGGGTGACACGGACACGAAGTTCCGGCCGGAGGACAAGCAGAACTTCACGGCGCTGGTGAAGGAGTTCCGTACGCAGCTCGACGCGTACGCACGCAGCCAGAAGCGGAAGGAGAAGTACGAGCTCACGGCCTTCGTCCCGACCGCCCCCGCCAAGATCGACGCGGGCTTCGACGTCCGCCGCATCATGCGCGACCTCGACTTCGTGACCCTCCAGGGCTACGACTTCCACGTCTCCGGCGAGCCCACCACCGCCCAGCAGTCCGCGCTCCGCGCCCGCGGCGACTTCAGCGTGGCCGGCACGGTGGAGGCCTGGCGCCACCGCGGGGCGCCGGCGCACAAGCTGGTGACGGGCATGCCGTTCTACGGGCAGGGCTGGACCGGCGTCAGCGGCGGCGGGGACGGCATGGGGCAGCCGGCGACGGGCCCGGCCCCGGCGACCTGGGCGGCCGGGCACGAGGACTACAAGGCGCTGAAGAAGCTGGCCGATTCGGGCGCGTACAAGATCTACCGCGACCGGCGCGGCGGCCACGCCTGGCTGTTCGACGGCAGCACCCTGTGGACGTACGACGACCCGCAGGTGCTGCGGAACAAGGCCGCGTACATCCGCGAGAACGGCCTGGGCGGTGCGATGTTCTGGTCGCTGGACGCGGACACCGCCGACGGCGAGCTGATGACGGCCGTCGACCGGGGCCTGGGCGGCCGCTGA
- a CDS encoding Helicase associated domain protein, translating into MAKKELRPHQREAVDAVLRALELPAGGRVPEGGLRTQVIMATGSGKSLVAVRSAEELRAGRVLVLVPSLDLLVQTVTAWREGGRTGSALAVCSLRAEDAGVPATTDPAELARWAGRSADRLTVFATYASLGLGTIERAHLAGLPGWDLVVVDEAHRTSGRIGKPWAVVHDNTRIPSVRRLYMTATPRVWQDGAEPEEGQASEESEASEEVGRGRGDLVASMEDDADGPFGARCHTLSLAEAIDRGICAPYRVVCVDVSDPGFQAAVLLGADGRSDAVRGARLAALQTALIKAAADQGFRRTLVFHHLTREAEAFAAGLPAVGERLRAAPRDTPGPAYPRTLWADWLCGQHTAVHRRRVLDAFAADGVADKAFLGSVRVLGEGVDTKECDSVFWADVRGSMPDLVQAVGRALRIHPGEGKVASLVVPVLLGPGETPESMLTSRSYGDLARLLEALRAHDTRLVEALAQPQAPSRPRVESGTEAVTGAGMRTGAQALLSFSTPRDPALLAAFIRLRVLHPEREHWRRGVEAARIYAARAGDLRVPFAFRVPKAARPAAPQPAAEAWPPGLARFPLGQWIADVRRTHRRGALGRERVAQLDELGMVWSHFDVAFEEGLAAARGWAAEHGHLLPPVEATWRGAPVGVWVKNQRAAARREGPGALPEERREALEAIDASWCPAWEISWQRAFHLTRVHLDAGGGLPLTPGEVVVQGEDLGRWVRTQRLAWEQLAWAQRWLLEHTLGVTGASASERPRPRRTQAEKWAEHLAAARQFHTREQHLRVPRKHVERVGGQELRLGAWIANQRSRASALAPDRVAALDALDMRWSASA; encoded by the coding sequence ATGGCGAAGAAGGAGCTCCGGCCGCACCAGCGCGAGGCCGTCGACGCCGTACTGCGGGCGCTCGAACTGCCGGCCGGCGGCCGGGTGCCCGAAGGCGGGCTCCGGACCCAGGTGATCATGGCGACCGGCTCCGGGAAGTCCCTGGTCGCCGTGCGCTCCGCCGAGGAACTGCGGGCCGGGCGGGTCCTGGTCCTCGTGCCCTCGCTGGACCTGCTGGTACAGACGGTGACGGCGTGGCGGGAGGGCGGCCGGACCGGGAGCGCCCTCGCCGTGTGCTCGCTGCGCGCCGAGGACGCGGGCGTACCGGCCACCACCGATCCGGCCGAACTGGCCCGCTGGGCCGGCCGGTCGGCGGACCGGCTGACGGTGTTCGCCACGTACGCCTCGCTGGGCCTCGGCACGATCGAGCGCGCCCACCTCGCCGGGCTGCCGGGCTGGGACCTGGTGGTGGTCGACGAGGCGCACCGTACGTCCGGGCGGATCGGCAAACCGTGGGCCGTGGTGCACGACAACACCCGGATCCCCTCCGTCCGGCGGCTGTACATGACGGCCACGCCGCGGGTCTGGCAGGACGGCGCGGAGCCGGAGGAGGGCCAGGCGTCCGAGGAGTCCGAAGCGTCCGAGGAGGTCGGCCGCGGGCGGGGCGATCTCGTCGCGTCCATGGAGGACGATGCGGACGGGCCGTTCGGCGCGCGCTGTCACACCCTCTCCCTCGCGGAGGCCATCGACCGCGGCATCTGCGCCCCGTACCGGGTGGTGTGCGTGGACGTCAGCGATCCGGGGTTCCAGGCGGCGGTGCTGCTGGGCGCCGACGGGCGCTCGGACGCCGTGCGCGGGGCCCGGCTGGCGGCGCTGCAGACTGCGCTGATCAAGGCCGCCGCCGACCAGGGTTTCCGGCGGACCCTCGTCTTCCACCACCTGACCAGGGAGGCCGAGGCCTTCGCGGCCGGGCTGCCGGCGGTGGGGGAGCGGCTGCGGGCCGCGCCGCGTGACACGCCGGGGCCGGCGTATCCCCGTACGCTCTGGGCGGACTGGCTGTGCGGGCAGCACACGGCGGTGCACCGGCGGCGGGTGCTGGACGCGTTCGCCGCGGACGGGGTCGCCGACAAGGCCTTCCTCGGCAGTGTCCGGGTGCTGGGCGAGGGCGTGGACACCAAGGAGTGCGACTCCGTCTTCTGGGCCGACGTACGGGGTTCCATGCCCGACCTGGTCCAGGCCGTAGGGCGGGCGCTGCGGATCCACCCCGGCGAGGGCAAGGTCGCCTCGCTGGTGGTCCCGGTGCTGCTGGGGCCGGGCGAGACGCCCGAGTCGATGCTGACCTCGCGATCGTACGGGGACCTCGCTCGGCTGCTGGAGGCGCTGCGGGCGCACGACACCCGGCTCGTCGAAGCGCTGGCCCAGCCGCAGGCGCCGAGCCGGCCGCGGGTGGAATCCGGAACCGAGGCGGTGACGGGCGCGGGCATGCGGACGGGGGCGCAGGCCCTGCTGAGCTTCTCCACACCGCGGGATCCGGCGCTGCTGGCGGCGTTCATCCGGCTGCGCGTGCTGCACCCGGAGCGCGAGCACTGGCGGCGCGGGGTGGAGGCCGCCCGGATCTACGCGGCCAGGGCCGGGGACCTGCGGGTGCCGTTCGCCTTCAGGGTGCCGAAGGCGGCCCGGCCGGCCGCTCCGCAGCCGGCCGCCGAGGCCTGGCCGCCCGGGCTGGCCCGGTTCCCGCTGGGCCAGTGGATCGCGGACGTGCGGCGCACCCACCGCCGGGGCGCCCTCGGCCGGGAGCGGGTCGCGCAGCTCGACGAACTCGGCATGGTGTGGAGCCACTTCGACGTGGCCTTCGAGGAGGGCCTCGCGGCGGCCCGCGGCTGGGCGGCGGAACACGGCCACCTGCTGCCGCCCGTGGAGGCCACCTGGCGCGGCGCGCCGGTCGGGGTGTGGGTCAAGAACCAGCGGGCCGCCGCCCGCCGCGAGGGCCCCGGTGCCCTGCCCGAGGAGCGCCGGGAGGCGCTGGAGGCCATCGACGCGTCCTGGTGCCCGGCCTGGGAGATCTCCTGGCAGCGTGCCTTTCACCTGACCCGCGTCCACCTCGACGCGGGCGGCGGTCTGCCGCTCACCCCGGGCGAGGTGGTCGTACAGGGCGAGGACCTGGGCCGGTGGGTCCGCACCCAGCGGCTGGCCTGGGAGCAGCTGGCCTGGGCGCAGCGCTGGCTGCTGGAGCACACGCTGGGCGTGACCGGGGCGAGCGCGTCCGAGCGCCCGCGGCCGCGGCGCACGCAGGCCGAGAAGTGGGCGGAACACCTGGCCGCGGCCCGCCAGTTCCACACCCGCGAGCAGCACCTCCGGGTCCCCCGCAAGCACGTGGAACGGGTCGGGGGCCAGGAGCTGAGGCTGGGAGCCTGGATCGCCAACCAGCGCTCCCGCGCATCGGCCCTGGCCCCGGACCGGGTCGCGGCCCTCGACGCGCTCGACATGCGCTGGTCGGCATCCGCCTGA
- a CDS encoding sigma-70 family RNA polymerase sigma factor — protein sequence MTTQHTAALVAAARAGDARAQDELVSTYLPLVYNIVGRALNGSCDVDDVVQDTMLRALDGLGTLRSDESFRSWLVAIAMNRVRAHWQARHSAPGESGLEAAWELADPGADFVDLTVLRLQLEGQQRETARATRWLETDDRALLSLWWLECAGELTRAEVAAALELSPQHTAVRVQRMKAQLESARVVERALGTQPPCEALRTVTAGWDGLPSTLWRKRIARHARECVQCAGLWGGLLPAEGLLAGLALVPVSVALLAGVRAAAAGGIVPAGAAYAYDGGAGAHAGGLGGPATGTGPGFDGTDLGSTGFNGTGFDGRDFGGTGFDGADLSDAATQLTPTVSGQGGIPDAGAGGGRSVLRKRRRSRRRAIGGAVLAACVAGGGLAYLGGFPGSNDEETAAAPATPVSALSAPDAGSAPPSDSASPSASASPSPSASASPSPSAESPSPSPSPTKSKAPASPPPAPAPAPAPAGVAGQVIALVNSERAAAGCGPLKEDPQLREAAQGHSDDMAARDFFAHTNPDGADPGKRTTASGYRWSTYGENIAKGQQTAASVMDSWMKSPGHRANILNCSFKDIGVGIHTGPGGPWWTQNFGAKM from the coding sequence ATGACTACACAGCACACGGCAGCGCTGGTGGCAGCCGCCCGCGCGGGCGATGCCCGCGCGCAGGACGAGCTGGTCAGCACCTATCTGCCGCTCGTCTACAACATCGTCGGGCGCGCTCTGAACGGCTCCTGCGACGTGGACGACGTGGTGCAGGACACGATGCTGCGGGCGCTCGACGGGCTCGGCACCCTGCGGTCGGACGAGAGTTTCCGGTCCTGGCTGGTGGCCATCGCCATGAACCGGGTCCGGGCGCACTGGCAGGCCCGGCACAGCGCCCCCGGCGAGAGCGGACTCGAGGCCGCCTGGGAGCTGGCCGACCCGGGCGCCGATTTCGTCGACCTGACGGTCCTGCGGCTCCAGCTCGAAGGCCAGCAGCGGGAGACGGCCCGCGCCACCCGCTGGCTGGAGACCGACGACCGGGCGCTGCTGTCGCTGTGGTGGCTGGAGTGCGCCGGTGAGCTGACCCGTGCCGAGGTGGCAGCTGCCCTCGAACTCTCCCCGCAGCACACGGCGGTACGGGTGCAGCGGATGAAGGCGCAGCTGGAGTCGGCCCGGGTGGTGGAGCGGGCGCTCGGCACGCAGCCCCCGTGCGAGGCGCTGCGGACGGTGACCGCCGGCTGGGACGGTCTGCCGTCGACCCTGTGGCGCAAGCGAATAGCCCGGCACGCGCGCGAGTGCGTGCAGTGCGCAGGACTGTGGGGCGGACTGCTCCCGGCGGAGGGGCTGTTGGCCGGTCTGGCCCTGGTCCCGGTCTCGGTGGCGCTGCTGGCCGGCGTACGGGCGGCCGCGGCGGGCGGCATCGTCCCGGCGGGCGCGGCGTACGCCTACGACGGCGGCGCGGGCGCCCACGCGGGCGGCCTCGGCGGCCCGGCGACGGGCACGGGCCCGGGCTTCGACGGCACGGACCTCGGCAGCACAGGATTCAACGGCACCGGATTCGACGGCCGGGACTTCGGCGGCACGGGATTCGACGGCGCGGACCTCTCCGACGCCGCGACCCAGCTCACCCCCACCGTCTCCGGTCAGGGCGGCATACCGGACGCCGGAGCCGGCGGCGGCCGCAGCGTCCTGCGCAAGCGCCGCCGGAGCCGCCGCCGCGCGATCGGCGGCGCGGTGCTCGCCGCGTGCGTCGCGGGCGGCGGGCTCGCCTACCTCGGCGGCTTCCCCGGCTCGAACGACGAGGAGACCGCCGCCGCACCCGCAACCCCGGTCTCCGCACTGTCGGCGCCCGATGCCGGCTCGGCCCCGCCCTCGGACTCGGCCTCGCCCTCCGCGTCCGCCTCCCCTTCGCCCTCGGCCTCCGCCTCGCCGAGCCCGTCCGCAGAGAGCCCGAGTCCGAGCCCGTCTCCGACCAAGTCCAAGGCGCCGGCGTCGCCTCCGCCCGCGCCGGCTCCGGCGCCCGCCCCGGCGGGGGTCGCGGGCCAGGTCATCGCACTGGTCAACTCCGAGCGTGCGGCGGCCGGCTGCGGCCCGCTGAAGGAGGACCCGCAGCTGCGGGAGGCCGCCCAGGGGCACTCCGACGACATGGCGGCCCGGGACTTCTTCGCGCACACCAACCCCGACGGCGCCGACCCGGGGAAGCGCACGACGGCCTCCGGGTACCGCTGGTCGACGTACGGGGAGAACATCGCGAAGGGCCAGCAGACCGCGGCCTCGGTCATGGACTCCTGGATGAAGAGCCCGGGCCACCGCGCCAACATCCTCAACTGCTCCTTCAAGGACATCGGCGTGGGCATCCACACGGGCCCGGGCGGCCCTTGGTGGACGCAGAACTTCGGCGCCAAGATGTGA
- a CDS encoding IclR family transcriptional regulator, giving the protein MPDDGETTDESGGPARGGRTSAAGTALEKSMRILEAVAAPGGPHRLTDVVAAAAVPKSSTFRILASLIEQGFVRPESESRYGVGPRLRGLSALVTGSEPPSIGRILGELRGATGQTVHLALHSGETLTYIRKLESDQPFRTASRVGMRMPLHSTAIGKAILAHLPEEEVRALIAGAGLPRRTPRTLTDPESLLAELEEVRARGFAVDDEENEPAIRCIGAAIPGPAGRPVGGVSVTTVTLLVSREEIEAYAPALRAATEGLAPLL; this is encoded by the coding sequence ATGCCCGACGACGGGGAGACGACGGACGAGTCCGGGGGCCCCGCGCGCGGTGGCCGGACCTCGGCGGCCGGTACGGCGCTGGAGAAGTCGATGCGGATCCTGGAGGCCGTGGCCGCGCCCGGCGGACCGCACCGGCTCACCGATGTGGTGGCGGCCGCGGCCGTGCCGAAGTCGAGCACCTTCCGGATCCTCGCCTCGCTGATCGAGCAGGGCTTCGTACGCCCGGAAAGCGAATCGCGGTACGGGGTGGGCCCCCGGCTGCGCGGGCTGTCCGCGCTGGTCACCGGCAGCGAGCCGCCGAGCATCGGGCGGATCCTCGGCGAGCTGCGCGGGGCCACCGGCCAGACGGTCCATCTCGCCCTGCACAGCGGGGAGACGCTCACCTACATCCGGAAGCTGGAGAGCGACCAGCCCTTCCGGACGGCCTCCCGGGTCGGGATGCGCATGCCGCTGCACAGCACTGCCATCGGCAAGGCCATCCTGGCGCACCTGCCCGAGGAGGAGGTCCGGGCGCTGATCGCGGGCGCGGGGCTGCCGCGCCGCACGCCGCGGACCCTGACCGACCCGGAGTCACTGCTGGCGGAGCTGGAGGAGGTCAGGGCCCGGGGCTTCGCCGTGGACGACGAGGAGAACGAGCCGGCGATCCGGTGCATCGGCGCCGCGATCCCGGGTCCGGCCGGCCGGCCGGTCGGCGGGGTCAGCGTCACCACCGTCACGTTGCTCGTCTCCCGCGAGGAGATCGAGGCGTACGCGCCCGCCCTGCGCGCGGCCACGGAAGGGCTGGCTCCGCTGCTGTAG
- a CDS encoding bifunctional 4-hydroxy-2-oxoglutarate aldolase/2-dehydro-3-deoxy-phosphogluconate aldolase, protein MSCHPYDAMAAQCLLPVLRNADADEAVRRTTALLAAGCRTVELTTSTPRWAEAVARTAPLADAYDRPALIGVGTVTTATDAETALDAGAAFLISPYPAPEVRAVAARRGAVFVEGGFTPGEIASAVRSAGAAKVFPAHVGGPRFIRSLKAVLPGALFIPTGGIRPGEIPEWLAAGAAAVGIGSGLPDDPGELAAVFAALARPCCSRCTAEGC, encoded by the coding sequence TTGTCCTGTCACCCGTACGACGCCATGGCCGCCCAGTGCCTGCTGCCGGTGCTGCGCAACGCCGACGCGGACGAAGCGGTCCGCCGGACCACCGCCCTGCTGGCCGCCGGCTGCCGCACGGTCGAGCTGACCACCTCCACCCCCCGCTGGGCCGAGGCCGTCGCCCGGACCGCCCCGCTCGCCGACGCGTACGACCGGCCCGCCCTGATCGGCGTCGGCACCGTCACCACCGCCACCGACGCCGAGACCGCCCTCGATGCGGGCGCGGCCTTCCTGATCTCCCCCTACCCGGCCCCCGAGGTCCGCGCCGTCGCCGCCCGCCGCGGCGCGGTCTTCGTCGAGGGCGGCTTCACCCCGGGCGAGATCGCCTCCGCCGTCAGGTCCGCGGGCGCCGCCAAGGTGTTCCCGGCGCACGTCGGCGGCCCCCGGTTCATCCGCTCCCTCAAGGCGGTCCTGCCCGGGGCGCTGTTCATCCCGACCGGTGGGATCCGGCCCGGCGAGATCCCGGAGTGGCTCGCCGCCGGGGCGGCCGCCGTGGGCATCGGCAGCGGCCTGCCCGACGATCCGGGCGAACTGGCCGCCGTCTTCGCGGCGCTGGCACGGCCGTGCTGCTCCCGCTGCACCGCCGAGGGATGCTGA
- a CDS encoding sugar kinase — protein MAPASGPRTGYDVLVLGEVLVEIHADSALGEAANGTGARISYSGDALNAAAAAAAAGARTALLTVVGDDELSLPLLRRAAELGVDVSHVRRAPRPNGAYLLGADTEGDRAFVYWRTHSAGSTLSTRHIESWRDLLTGAKALVTSGITGALSPSSRDAVVAAAEAVHAAGGHVSYDPNFRSRLTGRAEARELLARIAPLTGLLKASCPADAQALVGTGDPRTAAARWRALGARTVVVTAGADRLLLDDGTRAGYHAVPVNPAPVDATGAGDCFTGTATARLALGDPLAEAVARGMAAASLSVSGRGGTGHVPAFPETAALAAAHPLRGFE, from the coding sequence ATGGCGCCCGCGTCCGGGCCCCGTACCGGCTACGACGTACTCGTCCTCGGCGAGGTCCTCGTCGAGATCCACGCCGACAGCGCCCTGGGCGAAGCCGCCAACGGCACCGGGGCCCGGATCTCCTACTCCGGCGACGCCCTCAACGCGGCGGCCGCCGCCGCGGCCGCCGGAGCCCGGACCGCCCTGCTCACCGTCGTCGGCGACGATGAGCTCAGCCTCCCGCTGCTCCGGCGCGCGGCCGAGCTCGGCGTGGACGTCTCGCACGTACGCCGCGCCCCGCGCCCCAACGGCGCCTACCTGCTCGGCGCCGACACCGAAGGCGACCGGGCCTTCGTCTACTGGCGCACCCACAGCGCCGGTTCCACCCTGTCCACCCGGCACATCGAGTCCTGGCGGGACCTGCTGACCGGCGCCAAGGCCCTCGTCACCAGCGGGATCACCGGTGCACTGTCCCCGAGCAGCCGCGACGCCGTGGTGGCCGCCGCCGAGGCCGTGCACGCCGCCGGCGGTCACGTCTCGTACGACCCCAACTTCCGCTCCCGCCTGACCGGTCGGGCCGAGGCCCGGGAGCTGCTGGCCCGGATCGCCCCGCTGACCGGACTGCTGAAGGCCTCCTGCCCGGCGGACGCACAGGCCCTGGTCGGCACCGGCGATCCGCGGACCGCCGCCGCCCGCTGGCGCGCCCTCGGCGCCCGTACGGTCGTCGTCACCGCGGGCGCCGACCGGCTGCTGCTCGACGACGGCACGCGGGCGGGGTACCACGCCGTACCCGTCAACCCGGCTCCGGTCGACGCGACCGGAGCCGGGGACTGCTTCACGGGCACGGCCACGGCCCGGCTCGCCCTGGGCGACCCCCTCGCCGAGGCCGTCGCCCGCGGCATGGCGGCCGCCTCCCTCTCGGTGTCCGGCCGTGGCGGCACGGGCCACGTCCCCGCGTTCCCCGAAACGGCGGCCCTGGCCGCCGCCCACCCACTAAGAGGCTTCGAGTAG